The Amphiura filiformis unplaced genomic scaffold, Afil_fr2py scaffold_478, whole genome shotgun sequence genome includes the window tatacaattacaaatatgattccataaaaatcaatcaccctgaatataggtttatataaattttaaactGTCTGGGGACACTTAGGTCAGTCAATGGTCAGATTGGTCAATTTATTATCGCAGTGTTTTTGTTTTACCAGGCTGGCCGAACTAACCAACTAGGCTCATCACACAATTTGTTGTGGGAGCAGTGGAATATCGAGGGGGCAGctcctgtgaaaagtcttgcctcccccctcccctcctcACTTTCCCCTGtggatgctggctgccctgatattttagattttttatgcatttgtttatgCTTTAGCCCATTTTTTACAATCTTTatcaaattgccccccccccttcaaagTTGCCTTTCCCTTTCTGAAAAAGTCCTGACTAAGCCACTTTGTGGGAGCCAATAATAAGGTACATTCCTGATACTTACACTAACATAAGAAACATCATACACACATTCCAGAAAGCAATGAATATCCTAAAATAGCGCAGGTTGAGTAGAAATTCTCTCACTTTATCAcctgaaaggaaaaaaaaaagtaaacttgtgttatatgctaataatatatgcaagtttatgtttatgggggggcactcacatgtaaaggtggtttGGGTGTGTACGGCTGTCAAGGGTCCCCTATTCAGACTCTCCATCAGTTCCTTAAGCATGTTATAGCCCCACAATGACATTtgaatctgctccagttctttgagcctcaaactctgacaattgtagctctttaagctcaaattttgaaaaaataatttggccctaatttcataTTGTCAAGCCCATATTTTGCcccaaaaatcagttcttagttcccaaagtttggtgCTCCATGTCGCACACTCCTACCAAAATTGATGTACAGTGCCTGCCagggttcattaggtttgtagatAAACTTGTAATGTTGGCGTACAGAAGTTGGATCAACAAACATCACAAAAGATAGCCACCGCTTATGagggtcgaaactgtcaggtcagtaaagaACTGTCAGTAATGAAATGTATATGCATGTTATAATTATGAATCCTAAAATAGCACATGTTGAGTATAAATTAACTGTTTGTCACCTGAAAGAAAGGATAAACAGTGTGTAACATActagtaattataataatatatatacgcAAATTTATGCTAATTATTATGGATTCAGTTTAAACAATGGGGATCATATTTGAACAAACTATTTTGTGAAAACTGAGGTGAAAATAAACGAAAATGTTTCATGTTTTATGGGAAATTAAGTAATGAGGTCTTGTTTTTCACACTGTGTGTATTGATTGTTTACATACTACGGCTGTCTCTTGGACCCAATTTTGATTAATCATGTCCTCGTGGACATAGGTCAATCTGTATAAGTTGGAACATAGCCCCATCCATTAACCTTTGTTATCTCATACACCCTGTGTCCTTGTCCATAACAATGTTCTATCCTTAGATTTATATATTAaaggggtctccggcaatcaataacattgtgccttatatgttagaaaaataatcatcAGTCTATGAATAAGTCCAGTATAAGTTGGAACATAGCCCCATCCATTAACCTTTGTTATCTCAAACACCCTGCCCAAAGTCATGTTCTATCTTTCTCTTAATGATCTCTAACAACTCAAGTATGTTCTACCAAAAGCTGGCAACATGACCATTTCCCATTCGCGTAGGAACCAAGCATTTTGGCATTGGTCACGGTCCACCTAATATTGAACATACTATAATTACCTGTAGTTGGTTCCCCTATGGCTTCCTCAAATCCATCAGTTTCTTTACTCTTCCTTTTTCTGTCAACAAAACATGAATATTTGAAACAGTTAACTTCCTAAGTTTTAACCGAGACTAAACTAAATATCATAAattattattactagcgggacacgtgcttcgcgcgggcccctgctaggtgagtaaatgggagcgt containing:
- the LOC140145614 gene encoding small integral membrane protein 7-like → MISDILLFGTLLINAGAVLNFKLKRKSKETDGFEEAIGEPTTGDKVREFLLNLRYFRIFIAFWNVCMMFLMLVIFGS